One window of Streptomyces sp. SUK 48 genomic DNA carries:
- a CDS encoding inositol monophosphatase family protein, with amino-acid sequence MTITHGESDARLAVTAARAGAAVVRDLYGGRLARYEKGAGDFATEADLAAERAVLGVLRTARPDDAVTGEESGPGGVAGARRRWLVDPLCGTLNYAVRTMLVGVNVALRVDGETTAAATADPFTGEVFWTDGIRARLSTGDDGDMEAGEELTPSAASALVDVNLDPPFPNAPAFRATSLLADPGFTERFRPRVISSTLAVAWVAAGRRAAYVTDGHLADSVHFAAGIALCQAAGCTVTGLYGEPPYTGRGGLIAAADPATHAALLAMAERQARKGRDAMH; translated from the coding sequence ATGACGATCACTCACGGGGAATCCGACGCCCGCCTGGCCGTGACCGCGGCCCGGGCGGGCGCCGCCGTCGTCCGCGACCTGTACGGCGGCCGGCTCGCCCGCTACGAGAAGGGTGCCGGAGACTTCGCCACCGAGGCGGACCTCGCCGCCGAGCGGGCCGTCCTGGGCGTGCTGCGCACCGCCCGCCCGGACGACGCCGTCACCGGCGAGGAGAGCGGTCCCGGCGGGGTCGCCGGGGCGCGGCGGCGCTGGCTGGTCGACCCCCTGTGCGGCACCCTCAACTACGCCGTGCGGACCATGCTCGTCGGCGTCAACGTCGCTCTGCGGGTGGACGGCGAGACCACCGCCGCGGCCACCGCCGACCCGTTCACCGGCGAGGTCTTCTGGACCGACGGCATCCGGGCGCGACTCAGCACCGGCGACGACGGCGACATGGAGGCCGGCGAGGAGCTGACCCCGTCCGCCGCCTCCGCGCTGGTGGACGTCAACCTCGACCCGCCCTTCCCCAACGCCCCCGCCTTCCGGGCCACTTCGCTGCTCGCCGACCCCGGCTTCACCGAACGGTTCCGGCCCCGGGTGATCTCCAGCACCCTCGCCGTCGCCTGGGTCGCCGCCGGGCGCCGCGCCGCCTATGTCACCGACGGCCACCTCGCCGACAGCGTGCACTTCGCCGCCGGGATCGCCCTGTGCCAGGCCGCCGGCTGCACGGTCACCGGCCTGTACGGCGAGCCCCCGTACACCGGCCGGGGCGGCCTGATCGCCGCCGCCGACCCCGCCACCCACGCCGCACTGCTCGCGATGGCCGAACGGCAGGCGCGAAAGGGCCGTGACGCGATGCACTGA
- a CDS encoding RICIN domain-containing protein, producing the protein MRLLSRAGGAVAAAVALVLGGATASPASAAQAPAYTVTVGSPVPFPYPTDTPASPFLDRDGTFHYQQSAALYGANDPRTWDFYTGADFDSAAFDTALSTAVNPADPADRNDDTTARCDNSPTGREASYPPAGSGYAQKNYCDLSGVWIDPDTGDWYGLVHNEFTPQPFGDGLHFDAIDYAVSTDRGRTWTIEDHVITSPFSTVRGDTAAFPNQTYDYGDGDQRLFVDTASGYFYVYYGSRIVDKKGGWKAFYEHVARAPIAGKMAPGSWRKWYDGAWSQPGTGGKESNIVPVDAAHPTGHTPAADEYDPAGTGTTAEQIAAGKTPPTSPLFVMNIAYDAYLGLYIGEPQAVDQSGNAPQRLYATDDLTTQKWHLIGDTGGYTNASWYRWFLDGANRTSSSIVGRTMRSYCSFGCAHGADGEYVDLTLDSTAPAAPPVAAGHRYRIAAGTGRVLAQNPGASSTAAARSADSARASWTFRPTGDGAYTVANSATGDLLGVDSGRTGNRAWGTRPTAAPQRGKSPAVGQQWFLIPDASPAGTFHLVNRYSGLVLALSADPGRGAETVPVRTWTDTTHSAVGRGRTAAEQTLGLTPVRG; encoded by the coding sequence GTGCGACTGTTGAGCAGAGCGGGCGGCGCCGTGGCCGCGGCCGTCGCCCTCGTCCTGGGCGGCGCCACCGCGTCCCCGGCGTCCGCCGCCCAAGCCCCCGCCTACACCGTCACCGTGGGCAGCCCGGTGCCGTTCCCGTACCCCACGGACACCCCCGCGAGCCCCTTCCTCGACCGCGACGGCACCTTCCACTACCAGCAGTCCGCCGCCCTGTACGGCGCGAACGACCCCCGCACCTGGGACTTCTACACCGGCGCCGACTTCGACTCCGCCGCCTTCGACACCGCGCTGAGCACCGCGGTGAACCCGGCCGACCCCGCCGACCGCAACGACGACACCACCGCACGCTGCGACAACAGCCCCACCGGCCGCGAGGCGAGCTACCCGCCGGCCGGATCGGGCTACGCGCAGAAGAACTACTGCGACCTGTCCGGCGTGTGGATCGACCCCGACACCGGCGACTGGTACGGCCTGGTCCACAACGAGTTCACCCCCCAGCCCTTCGGCGACGGGCTGCACTTCGACGCCATCGACTACGCCGTCTCCACCGACCGGGGCCGCACCTGGACCATCGAGGACCACGTCATCACGTCCCCGTTCAGCACCGTGCGCGGGGACACGGCCGCCTTCCCGAACCAGACGTACGACTACGGCGACGGCGACCAGCGCCTGTTCGTGGACACCGCCTCCGGCTACTTCTACGTCTACTACGGCTCCCGGATCGTGGACAAGAAGGGCGGCTGGAAGGCGTTCTACGAGCACGTCGCCCGCGCCCCCATCGCTGGCAAGATGGCCCCCGGCTCCTGGCGCAAGTGGTACGACGGCGCCTGGTCCCAGCCCGGCACCGGCGGCAAGGAGAGCAACATCGTCCCCGTCGACGCCGCCCACCCCACCGGACACACCCCCGCAGCCGACGAGTACGACCCGGCCGGCACCGGCACCACGGCCGAGCAGATCGCGGCGGGCAAGACGCCCCCGACCTCCCCGCTGTTCGTGATGAACATCGCCTACGACGCCTACCTCGGGCTGTACATCGGCGAACCGCAGGCCGTCGACCAGAGCGGGAACGCGCCGCAGCGCCTCTACGCCACCGACGACCTCACCACCCAGAAATGGCACCTGATCGGCGACACGGGCGGCTACACGAACGCCTCCTGGTACCGCTGGTTCCTCGACGGCGCGAACCGCACCAGCTCCTCGATCGTGGGCCGGACCATGCGCTCGTACTGCTCCTTCGGCTGCGCGCACGGCGCCGACGGCGAGTACGTCGACCTCACCCTCGACTCCACCGCGCCCGCGGCCCCGCCCGTGGCCGCCGGGCACCGCTACCGGATCGCCGCGGGCACCGGCCGCGTCCTCGCCCAGAACCCCGGCGCCTCCTCCACCGCGGCGGCCCGGTCCGCCGACTCGGCCCGCGCCTCCTGGACGTTCCGGCCCACCGGCGACGGCGCCTACACCGTGGCCAACTCGGCGACCGGCGACCTGCTCGGCGTCGACTCCGGCAGGACCGGGAACCGTGCCTGGGGCACCCGGCCGACCGCCGCCCCGCAGCGCGGGAAGAGCCCGGCCGTCGGACAGCAGTGGTTCCTGATCCCGGACGCCTCCCCGGCCGGCACCTTCCACCTCGTCAACCGCTACAGCGGGCTCGTCCTCGCCCTGTCCGCCGATCCCGGCCGCGGCGCGGAGACCGTCCCGGTGCGCACCTGGACCGACACCACCCACAGCGCCGTCGGCCGCGGCCGCACCGCCGCCGAGCAGACCCTCGGGCTCACCCCGGTACGCGGCTGA
- a CDS encoding FAD-dependent monooxygenase has translation MTGTEATRVLVIGGGVAGSAAALGLRRAGFDVRVYEAHSGADQDIGAFLTLASTGMRALAQLDATRAVTAIGFPLTSLRLLDAEGTELAHVPLGEVTEPDLRYRCLRRGELNSALQREVSGRGIPLTHGARLTSVTDGPYGVTARFADGTTATGDLLIGADGLNSAVRRALSPEVRPGYAGQRVFYGRTPGAPGTAGSGVITMVRGSESAFGYAGAPTGETYWFARVGGDPLPERGPGARSAVPREELLPLLRKDATPAAALVAACPGPVMVTNATEMPLGARWHTGRVLLVGDAAHAASPATGQGASTALEDAVVLAKALRDLPDPTRAFAAYERHRRPRVEHNITVSGGISRGTHAPARPADPDHRPDHRDDELMRQLAWDIPLSEEG, from the coding sequence ATGACCGGTACGGAAGCCACCAGGGTCCTGGTGATCGGCGGCGGCGTCGCGGGCAGCGCCGCCGCGCTGGGCCTGCGCCGCGCGGGCTTCGACGTGCGCGTGTACGAGGCGCACTCCGGCGCCGACCAGGACATCGGCGCCTTCCTCACCCTCGCGAGCACCGGCATGCGCGCCCTGGCCCAGCTGGACGCCACCCGGGCCGTGACGGCCATCGGTTTTCCGCTGACTTCGCTGCGCCTGCTGGACGCGGAGGGCACCGAACTGGCCCACGTCCCGCTCGGCGAGGTCACCGAACCCGATCTGCGCTACCGCTGCCTGCGCCGCGGCGAGCTGAACTCCGCGCTCCAGCGGGAGGTTTCGGGGCGCGGCATCCCCCTCACCCACGGCGCCCGGCTGACCTCGGTGACCGACGGGCCGTACGGCGTCACCGCGCGTTTCGCCGACGGCACCACCGCCACCGGCGACCTGCTCATCGGCGCCGACGGCCTGAACTCCGCCGTCCGCCGCGCGCTCAGCCCCGAGGTCCGGCCCGGCTACGCGGGCCAACGCGTCTTCTACGGCCGCACCCCCGGCGCCCCGGGCACGGCGGGCAGCGGTGTCATCACCATGGTGCGGGGCAGCGAGAGCGCCTTCGGATACGCCGGGGCGCCGACGGGGGAGACGTACTGGTTCGCGCGCGTCGGCGGCGACCCGCTGCCCGAGCGGGGGCCGGGCGCGCGCAGTGCCGTACCGCGCGAGGAGCTGCTGCCCCTGCTGCGTAAGGACGCCACACCCGCCGCCGCGCTCGTCGCCGCCTGCCCGGGCCCCGTCATGGTCACCAACGCCACCGAGATGCCGCTCGGCGCCCGCTGGCACACCGGCAGGGTCCTCCTCGTCGGCGACGCGGCGCACGCGGCCTCCCCGGCGACCGGGCAGGGCGCCTCGACGGCGCTGGAGGACGCGGTCGTCCTCGCCAAGGCGCTGCGTGATCTCCCCGACCCCACAAGGGCGTTCGCGGCGTACGAGCGGCACCGGCGCCCGCGCGTGGAGCACAACATCACCGTCAGCGGCGGCATCTCGCGCGGCACCCACGCGCCGGCCCGCCCCGCCGACCCGGACCACCGGCCCGACCACCGGGACGACGAGCTGATGCGCCAACTGGCCTGGGACATCCCGCTGTCCGAGGAGGGCTGA
- a CDS encoding Ppx/GppA family phosphatase: protein MRVSLVDAGSNTVRLVIADVEGGVPLPVHTVKWKLRLSEQVGADGTIAEEAVERLVTAVAEAGDTALRWKAAGPLAFATTVVRAAPNRAQVLERVAAGTGIRMCTLPGETEAELTFLAARRWLGWKAGPLAVLDIGGGSLEVAFGRGRLPDFAASLPLGAARLTREFLDVQDPPGAAELKELRRRIRHELRDVAARIRWESPRTAAVSSRTFQQLARLCGAAPGRFGPFEPRALRRRDLGEAARALATLPAAERAQSPGISAPRAAQSLAGAVVGHTALKLMGLRRAVVCPWAIREGILLRYIEDGADWWTRTAGAGLTGAPSSAVSLRSVVEPSA from the coding sequence ATGCGGGTGAGTCTGGTGGACGCGGGATCGAACACGGTACGACTGGTGATCGCGGATGTGGAGGGAGGCGTTCCGCTGCCGGTGCACACCGTCAAGTGGAAGCTGCGCCTGTCCGAACAGGTCGGCGCGGACGGCACGATCGCCGAGGAGGCGGTGGAGCGGCTGGTGACGGCGGTGGCCGAGGCGGGCGACACGGCGCTGCGGTGGAAGGCCGCGGGCCCGCTGGCCTTCGCCACCACCGTGGTGCGGGCCGCGCCGAACCGGGCGCAGGTGCTGGAGCGGGTGGCGGCCGGGACCGGCATCCGGATGTGCACGCTGCCCGGTGAGACCGAGGCCGAGCTGACGTTCCTGGCGGCCCGCCGCTGGCTCGGCTGGAAGGCGGGTCCGCTCGCGGTGCTCGACATCGGCGGCGGCTCCCTGGAGGTGGCGTTCGGGCGGGGCCGGCTGCCCGACTTCGCGGCCTCGCTGCCGCTGGGCGCGGCCCGGCTGACCCGGGAGTTCCTGGACGTCCAGGACCCGCCCGGGGCGGCCGAGCTGAAGGAGCTGCGCCGCCGCATCCGGCACGAGCTGCGGGACGTGGCGGCGCGGATACGGTGGGAGTCGCCGCGTACCGCCGCGGTCAGCTCCCGCACGTTCCAGCAGCTGGCCCGGCTGTGCGGGGCCGCGCCGGGGCGGTTCGGGCCGTTCGAGCCGCGGGCGCTGCGGCGCCGGGACCTGGGCGAGGCGGCGCGCGCGCTGGCCACCCTGCCCGCCGCCGAGCGCGCCCAGTCGCCCGGCATCTCCGCGCCGCGCGCGGCGCAGAGCCTGGCCGGTGCCGTCGTCGGGCACACGGCGCTGAAGCTGATGGGGCTGCGCCGGGCGGTGGTGTGCCCGTGGGCGATCCGCGAGGGCATCCTGCTGCGTTACATCGAGGACGGCGCCGACTGGTGGACGCGGACGGCGGGGGCGGGTCTCACCGGGGCGCCGTCCTCGGCGGTGTCGCTGCGCAGCGTCGTGGAGCCCTCCGCGTAG
- a CDS encoding GNAT family N-acetyltransferase, which produces MEITVHGSGELTPGQLRAWHEAMDESPAFANPFLAPEFARAVGRHRGGARVAVLREDGRDVGFLPYERGPFGIGRAIGLGLSDCQALVHRPGTTWDMGELLRACELSSFEFDHLVGGQRPFEPHVTGTFASPVIELRPGDGDYAAWLRGTYPGQAKTTLKKERRLGRDAGEVRFVFDERDPEMLRTLMRWKSAQYRRTGRMDRFARPWIVALVEELFGLREPHCTGVLSVLYAGDRPVAAHFGPRSHTVLAAWFTAYDPGLHRYSPGLMMHLRTAEAAARHGVETVDLGRGDKEYKDWLKTRELRVGEGFVTRLHPVALAHRLWRGPARGLRNTVLAHPRLRGPADRLLRTAGALRTRGEDSAGS; this is translated from the coding sequence GTGGAGATCACCGTCCACGGGTCCGGCGAGCTGACGCCGGGGCAACTCCGGGCCTGGCACGAGGCGATGGACGAGTCGCCCGCCTTCGCCAACCCCTTCCTCGCCCCCGAGTTCGCCCGCGCCGTCGGCCGGCACCGGGGCGGCGCCCGGGTCGCCGTGCTGCGCGAGGACGGCCGGGACGTCGGCTTCCTGCCGTACGAGCGGGGGCCGTTCGGCATCGGCCGGGCGATCGGACTCGGACTGTCCGACTGCCAGGCCCTGGTGCACCGGCCCGGAACCACCTGGGACATGGGGGAGTTGTTGCGGGCCTGCGAGCTCAGCAGCTTCGAGTTCGACCATCTCGTGGGCGGACAGCGGCCGTTCGAGCCGCATGTCACCGGCACCTTCGCCTCGCCCGTCATCGAGCTGCGCCCCGGCGACGGCGACTACGCCGCCTGGCTGCGCGGCACCTACCCCGGACAGGCGAAGACGACCCTGAAGAAGGAGCGCCGCCTCGGCCGGGACGCCGGTGAGGTGCGCTTCGTGTTCGACGAACGCGACCCCGAAATGCTGCGCACCCTCATGCGCTGGAAGTCCGCGCAGTACCGCAGGACCGGCCGCATGGACCGGTTCGCCAGGCCCTGGATCGTCGCCCTGGTCGAGGAGCTGTTCGGCCTCCGGGAGCCCCACTGCACCGGTGTGCTGTCCGTGCTCTACGCCGGGGACCGCCCGGTCGCCGCCCACTTCGGCCCCCGGTCGCACACGGTACTGGCGGCCTGGTTCACCGCGTACGACCCCGGACTGCACCGCTACTCACCGGGGCTGATGATGCATCTGCGCACCGCCGAGGCCGCCGCCCGGCACGGGGTGGAGACGGTGGACCTCGGCCGCGGCGACAAGGAGTACAAGGACTGGCTGAAGACCCGCGAACTCCGGGTCGGGGAGGGCTTCGTGACCCGCCTGCACCCCGTGGCGCTCGCCCACCGCCTATGGCGGGGACCCGCGCGCGGCCTGCGCAACACCGTGCTGGCCCACCCCCGGCTGCGCGGACCCGCCGACCGCCTGCTGCGGACGGCGGGCGCCCTGCGCACCCGGGGCGAGGATTCCGCCGGCTCCTGA
- a CDS encoding PaaI family thioesterase, which yields MTSHSEPAELLATMPFAAGLGIELREATAERTVGSLAWSPGMCTAGGALHGGALMALADSVGAVCAYLNLPEGAAGTSTVESKTNFLRALTSGHVHATARPLHLGGTLIVVQTELRDDRDRLVGQTTQTQIVLRERVG from the coding sequence ATGACGTCCCACTCCGAGCCCGCCGAGCTGCTGGCCACCATGCCGTTCGCGGCCGGTCTCGGCATCGAGCTGCGGGAGGCCACCGCCGAGCGCACGGTGGGCTCGCTCGCCTGGTCGCCCGGGATGTGCACGGCCGGGGGCGCGCTGCACGGCGGGGCGCTGATGGCGCTGGCGGACAGCGTGGGCGCGGTGTGCGCCTACCTCAATCTGCCCGAGGGGGCGGCCGGTACCTCCACGGTCGAGTCCAAGACCAACTTCCTGCGGGCCCTCACCTCGGGTCACGTCCATGCCACGGCCCGGCCGCTGCACCTCGGCGGCACGCTGATCGTGGTGCAGACGGAGCTGCGCGACGACCGGGACCGGCTGGTCGGGCAGACCACGCAGACGCAGATCGTGCTGCGCGAGCGGGTCGGCTGA
- a CDS encoding TIM-barrel domain-containing protein encodes MRRLRHRVPWPAWVPLGLVTALAGTALVVPAPAAAAATGAVLDPAHSSVSWQSPVYAKGTVGDPKDCPTPGADPGNQVCDRFDLSVSVPAGYWNDNPEGGVPLAVKWEHPTDDFDLYVYDDHGTQVASSAGTADPEATLIPRASGTYHVVVVPYDVHDNSFTGTAYLPATEDAGGLTSFSGGHGSYTIRAGQLLARADFLSGGRLRLQADPSGSLSDPAGTEIVRTEPAADRHTSSFDAGAYYGIRASEAVLRVYKKPLRFGLYKADNRTRIWQEDKPLRWSTDGMRQSLDRGADEQFFGGGEQNGSFSHRGQTMYVSNSFDWDEGGYNNSQPFYLSSAGYGVFRNTFAPGVYTFDSPVTTGQQERRLDAYYFLGDAKHVIGAYTKLVGKPFMPPVYGLEPGDSDCYLHNANRGERHTLDALKVADGYTQHQMPLGWMLVNDGYGCGYEDLQQTAKGLQDHNAQLGLWTQDGIDKLAEQVKAGQRVAKLDVAWVGNGYRFALDACDAAKKGIEDNSDARGFVWLPVSWAGAQRCGVLWSGDQQLSWDYIRWQIPTYAGATMSGIAYDTGDVGSIYLHDAKMYARDLQWKAFLPAIMTMDGWATDLTTKKPADQQPWLDGEPYTSINRKYLQLKERLLPYMYTLSADAAKSGVGAVRPLWLEYPDDPGTLGANAKYEFLSGSDFLVAPVYQDSDTRDGIYLPKGTWTDYWTGRTYHGPTTVDGYHAPLDTLPLFVREGAIVPMWPKDTTSWQTRDRHELDWDLYPSAHGTSHYTLYEDDGVTRDFAKGAAATQRVSLHRDAHGTTVSVGASEGAYHGKVAARTYRFTVHGGSAPARVLVDGRQLPRSAWSFDPATRVTTVTTASLPLDRGFGLRLVDKR; translated from the coding sequence GTGCGAAGACTCCGACATCGGGTGCCGTGGCCGGCCTGGGTGCCGCTGGGGCTGGTGACCGCCCTGGCCGGCACCGCGCTGGTCGTCCCGGCGCCCGCCGCGGCCGCCGCCACCGGCGCCGTACTGGACCCCGCCCACAGCAGTGTCAGCTGGCAGAGTCCCGTCTACGCCAAGGGCACCGTCGGCGACCCGAAGGACTGCCCCACTCCCGGCGCCGACCCCGGCAACCAGGTCTGCGACCGCTTCGACCTGTCCGTCTCGGTGCCGGCCGGCTACTGGAACGACAACCCCGAGGGCGGCGTCCCGCTGGCCGTCAAGTGGGAGCACCCCACCGACGACTTCGACCTGTACGTGTACGACGACCACGGCACCCAGGTGGCCTCCAGCGCGGGCACCGCCGACCCCGAGGCCACGCTGATCCCGCGGGCGTCGGGGACGTACCACGTGGTGGTCGTGCCGTACGACGTGCACGACAACTCCTTCACCGGCACGGCGTACCTGCCCGCGACCGAGGACGCCGGCGGTCTGACGTCCTTCTCGGGCGGGCACGGCAGCTACACGATCCGCGCCGGGCAGCTCCTGGCCCGCGCCGACTTCCTGAGCGGCGGCCGACTGCGACTCCAGGCCGACCCGTCGGGCTCGCTGAGCGACCCGGCCGGCACCGAGATCGTGCGCACGGAGCCCGCCGCGGACCGGCACACCTCGTCCTTCGACGCGGGCGCCTACTACGGCATCCGCGCATCGGAGGCCGTACTGCGCGTGTACAAGAAGCCGCTGCGGTTCGGGCTGTACAAGGCGGACAACCGCACCCGGATCTGGCAGGAGGACAAGCCGCTGCGCTGGTCCACCGACGGGATGCGGCAGAGCCTCGACCGCGGCGCGGACGAGCAGTTCTTCGGCGGCGGCGAGCAGAACGGCAGCTTCTCGCACCGCGGGCAGACGATGTACGTCTCCAACAGCTTCGACTGGGACGAGGGCGGCTACAACAACTCCCAGCCCTTCTACCTCTCCAGCGCGGGCTACGGCGTCTTCCGCAACACCTTCGCGCCGGGCGTGTACACCTTCGACTCGCCGGTGACCACGGGGCAGCAGGAACGGCGCCTGGACGCCTATTACTTCCTCGGTGACGCCAAGCACGTCATCGGCGCATACACGAAGTTGGTGGGCAAGCCGTTCATGCCGCCGGTCTACGGCCTGGAGCCCGGCGACTCCGACTGCTATCTGCACAACGCCAACCGGGGCGAGCGGCACACCCTGGACGCGCTGAAGGTCGCCGACGGCTACACCCAGCACCAGATGCCGCTGGGCTGGATGCTGGTCAACGACGGCTACGGCTGCGGCTACGAGGACCTCCAGCAGACCGCCAAGGGTCTCCAGGACCACAACGCCCAGCTCGGCCTGTGGACCCAGGACGGCATCGACAAGCTGGCCGAACAGGTCAAGGCGGGCCAGCGGGTGGCCAAGCTGGACGTGGCCTGGGTCGGCAACGGCTACCGGTTCGCCCTGGACGCCTGCGACGCGGCGAAGAAGGGCATCGAGGACAACAGCGACGCCCGCGGCTTCGTCTGGCTGCCCGTCTCCTGGGCGGGCGCCCAGCGCTGCGGGGTGCTGTGGAGCGGCGACCAGCAGCTGTCCTGGGACTACATCCGCTGGCAGATCCCGACGTACGCCGGGGCGACGATGTCCGGCATCGCCTACGACACGGGCGACGTGGGCAGCATCTACCTCCACGACGCCAAGATGTACGCCCGCGACCTCCAGTGGAAGGCGTTCCTGCCGGCCATCATGACCATGGACGGCTGGGCCACCGACCTGACCACCAAGAAGCCCGCCGACCAGCAGCCGTGGCTGGACGGCGAGCCGTACACCTCCATCAACCGCAAGTACCTCCAGCTGAAGGAGCGGCTGCTGCCGTACATGTACACCCTCTCCGCCGACGCGGCGAAGAGCGGGGTGGGCGCGGTGCGTCCGCTGTGGCTGGAGTACCCGGACGACCCGGGCACCCTGGGCGCGAACGCGAAGTACGAGTTCCTGTCCGGGTCCGACTTCCTGGTCGCGCCGGTCTACCAGGACTCCGACACCCGCGACGGCATCTATCTGCCCAAGGGCACCTGGACCGACTACTGGACCGGGCGCACCTACCACGGCCCGACCACGGTCGACGGCTACCACGCCCCGCTGGACACCCTCCCGCTGTTCGTGCGCGAGGGCGCGATCGTGCCCATGTGGCCGAAGGACACCACCAGTTGGCAGACCCGGGACCGGCACGAGCTGGACTGGGACCTGTACCCGTCGGCCCACGGCACCAGCCACTACACGCTGTACGAGGACGACGGCGTGACGCGTGACTTCGCCAAGGGCGCGGCCGCCACCCAGCGAGTCTCGCTGCACCGGGACGCGCACGGCACGACCGTGTCGGTCGGCGCGAGCGAGGGCGCCTACCACGGCAAGGTCGCCGCCCGGACCTACCGGTTCACCGTGCACGGCGGCTCCGCGCCCGCGCGGGTGCTGGTGGACGGGCGCCAACTGCCCCGCTCCGCCTGGTCGTTCGATCCGGCCACCCGGGTCACGACGGTCACCACGGCGAGCCTGCCGCTGGACCGGGGCTTCGGTCTGCGATTGGTCGACAAAAGGTAA
- a CDS encoding chitinase: MRRLHACLSAAAAVVLAAAGTTALVAANASGATPQDALSNRWYAAAPYLMPLDNDPPDPAAIMDATGLKAFQLAFVLAPNGGGCSPTWGGTAPVSADTAVQSMISAIRAKGGDVSVSIGGYGGTKLGQACADPASTAAAYQQVITKYGLHAIDFDLEEPEYENTAAIKNEIGAAKILQQNNPGLYVSVTTAGTADGTGWFGKQMLLEAKSQGFTPNNFSIMPFDGGFNGAASQTSALTNFNSILQSTFGWDAATAYAHEGFSGMNGRSDTGEIFGQSDFQTVLDYATSHHMDRFTFWSINRDRQCSPPDNGGRTSGTCSSVAQSPWDFAKYSVKFAGVTPPTGTPTPTPTPTPTSCKPAWNSSTAYTGGTEVSYGQHNWKAKWWTQNEVPGASTWGPWQDEGAC, translated from the coding sequence GTGAGACGTCTTCACGCCTGTCTGAGCGCGGCGGCCGCCGTCGTGCTCGCCGCCGCGGGCACCACCGCCCTGGTCGCGGCCAACGCCTCGGGCGCCACTCCCCAGGACGCCCTGAGCAACCGCTGGTACGCGGCCGCCCCCTATCTGATGCCGCTGGACAACGACCCGCCCGACCCGGCCGCCATCATGGACGCCACCGGTCTCAAGGCGTTCCAGCTGGCCTTCGTGCTCGCCCCCAACGGGGGTGGCTGCTCCCCCACTTGGGGCGGTACGGCACCGGTCTCCGCGGACACCGCCGTGCAGTCGATGATCTCCGCCATCCGCGCCAAGGGCGGCGACGTGTCCGTCTCCATCGGCGGCTACGGCGGCACCAAGCTCGGCCAGGCGTGCGCGGACCCGGCGTCCACGGCGGCGGCGTACCAGCAGGTGATCACCAAGTACGGCCTGCACGCCATCGACTTCGACCTGGAGGAGCCGGAGTACGAGAACACCGCGGCCATCAAGAACGAGATCGGCGCGGCCAAGATCCTCCAGCAGAACAACCCGGGTCTGTACGTCTCCGTGACGACGGCCGGCACGGCGGACGGCACCGGCTGGTTCGGCAAGCAGATGCTGCTGGAGGCGAAGTCGCAGGGGTTCACCCCGAACAACTTCTCCATCATGCCGTTCGACGGCGGCTTCAACGGCGCGGCGAGCCAGACCAGCGCGCTGACCAACTTCAACTCGATCCTCCAGTCCACCTTCGGCTGGGACGCGGCCACCGCCTACGCCCACGAGGGCTTCTCCGGCATGAACGGCCGCAGCGACACCGGCGAGATCTTCGGCCAGAGCGACTTCCAGACCGTGCTGGACTACGCGACCAGCCACCACATGGACCGCTTCACGTTCTGGTCGATCAACCGCGACCGCCAGTGCAGCCCGCCCGACAACGGGGGCCGTACGTCCGGGACTTGTTCGAGCGTGGCGCAGAGCCCCTGGGACTTCGCCAAGTACTCGGTGAAGTTCGCCGGGGTCACCCCGCCGACCGGCACCCCGACCCCCACCCCGACGCCGACCCCGACCTCGTGCAAGCCCGCGTGGAACTCGTCCACCGCCTACACGGGCGGCACCGAGGTGTCGTACGGCCAGCACAACTGGAAGGCCAAGTGGTGGACCCAGAACGAGGTGCCCGGCGCCTCCACCTGGGGTCCCTGGCAGGACGAGGGCGCCTGCTGA